In Luteimonas viscosa, the following proteins share a genomic window:
- the pulA gene encoding pullulanase-type alpha-1,6-glucosidase, whose product MRIPFPACLRTLRVALPLAFAMCLAGCDEPLAATSGKAATPAASIAPSQPVPTAGPTDAATICEAPHATVLVPVPANGDGGVAVDVRVRYHRPDGAYGDWGLHVWQVDADGRYLADYPGVNWDAPLPRSGIDDYGAYFDIEAAAFTHPGAVGFGFIVHPPGQAGDPGVDRSWRFADGRELWLRSGDATVYTRNPLAGSADIDTVRVHYRRYDNAYRHWGLHLWDGSGIDVARLPGLALGDWNNPVPLSAMPNYAVSEDGAEVAFDLPVLNPRDDAARTHVDFVLHGLSSNPDGGVDNKDGWTSDIRIVFSALSIADRRGQAWLVQQEPRVFALPPDIARASTTDARAYWLSERLLRWPRTDTSGRFRLYHSATGQVVARKGVAIAGADGALDLQVAQHEVPADVAERFRWVGAGAVLEVPADQLDSLPGLMRRQLVLVQEDEEGRVLGATTTQLPGYLDARYAAADGLDDLGVTLDRGQARFRLWAPTAQRVWLCGERARGGGPLLEPMQFDPVTGSWSLATRALRAGDHYRYAVEVFVRGVGLVRNLVTDPYSISLDADSQRSYVGDLSSPTLMPPGWARDRSPDAVRAQEDMSIYELHVRDFSINDASVRAPLRGKYLAFAQYNGDGLRHLRALAQAGLTDVHLLPAYDFASVPETGCTTPDIPDAAPDSDAQQAAVAATRASDCFNWGYDPWHFNAPEGSYASDARDGAARVREFRAMVMALHAAGLRVGMDVVYNHTSASGQDARSVLDRIVPGYYHRLDAQGGIERSTCCENTATEHLMMGKLMIDSVKLWATQYHVDSFRFDLMGHQPREVMVRLQDEVNAAAGRPVQLIGEGWNFGEVANGARFVQASQLSLNGTGIGTFSDRARDHARGGSGFDNGIDLLRNQGFLNGLHYDDNGSGGNHPRSALMWSGDIIKVGLAGSIRSYRLTTHWDATLPLEQIDYNGQPAGYVVDPQEVVNYVDNHDNPTLFDANVYKLPRTTSREDRARVQVLGAAITAFSQGVAYFHAGIDTLRSKSLDRNSYDSGDWFNALDWTYQSNNFGVGLPMQSDNGDNWPVMAPLLADPSIVPMPADIRWTRDAFRDLLRIRASSTLLRMRTADDIEQRLRFHNTGSAQEPTVLVAHLDGRGYPGANFRELVYLVNVDKRAHALPIAAEAEKGYRLHPVHRARDAADRRAAAARYDRGSGTFHVPARTAVVFVVP is encoded by the coding sequence ATGCGCATTCCATTCCCCGCCTGCCTGCGCACGCTGCGCGTCGCCCTCCCGCTCGCGTTCGCGATGTGCCTGGCAGGCTGCGACGAGCCACTGGCGGCAACCAGCGGCAAGGCCGCCACCCCGGCTGCTTCGATCGCGCCATCGCAGCCCGTGCCGACGGCCGGGCCCACGGACGCCGCCACGATCTGCGAAGCACCACACGCGACGGTGCTGGTGCCGGTGCCCGCGAACGGCGACGGTGGCGTGGCCGTCGACGTACGCGTGCGCTACCACCGGCCCGATGGCGCCTACGGCGACTGGGGCCTGCATGTCTGGCAGGTGGATGCCGACGGACGCTACCTGGCCGACTATCCCGGCGTGAACTGGGATGCTCCGCTGCCGCGCTCCGGCATCGACGACTACGGTGCGTACTTCGACATCGAAGCCGCGGCGTTCACGCATCCCGGCGCCGTCGGCTTCGGCTTCATCGTGCATCCGCCGGGACAGGCGGGCGATCCGGGCGTCGACCGCAGCTGGCGCTTCGCCGACGGCCGCGAACTGTGGCTGCGCTCGGGCGACGCGACCGTCTACACCCGCAATCCGCTGGCCGGAAGCGCCGACATCGACACCGTGCGCGTGCACTACCGCCGCTACGACAACGCCTACCGGCACTGGGGCCTGCACCTGTGGGACGGTAGCGGCATCGACGTGGCGCGGCTGCCCGGCCTCGCGCTCGGCGACTGGAACAACCCGGTGCCGTTGTCGGCGATGCCGAACTACGCGGTGTCGGAGGATGGTGCCGAGGTCGCCTTCGACCTGCCGGTACTCAATCCCCGGGACGACGCGGCACGCACGCATGTCGATTTCGTGCTGCACGGGCTGTCGTCGAACCCGGACGGCGGCGTCGACAACAAGGATGGCTGGACCTCGGACATCCGCATCGTGTTCTCCGCGCTGTCGATCGCCGATCGTCGCGGACAGGCCTGGCTGGTGCAGCAGGAACCGCGCGTGTTCGCCCTGCCGCCGGACATCGCGCGCGCCTCGACCACCGATGCGCGCGCCTACTGGCTGTCCGAACGCCTGCTGCGCTGGCCACGCACCGATACCTCCGGCCGCTTTCGCCTGTACCACTCGGCGACCGGCCAGGTCGTCGCACGCAAGGGCGTGGCGATCGCCGGTGCGGACGGCGCGCTGGACCTGCAGGTGGCGCAGCACGAGGTGCCCGCCGACGTGGCCGAGCGCTTCCGCTGGGTGGGCGCGGGCGCCGTGCTCGAGGTGCCGGCCGACCAGCTGGATTCGCTGCCCGGACTGATGCGCCGGCAACTGGTGCTGGTGCAGGAGGACGAAGAGGGTCGCGTCCTGGGCGCGACCACCACCCAGCTGCCCGGCTACCTGGATGCGCGCTACGCCGCGGCCGACGGGCTCGACGATCTGGGCGTGACGCTCGATCGCGGCCAGGCACGTTTCCGGCTGTGGGCGCCGACCGCGCAACGGGTGTGGCTGTGCGGTGAGCGCGCGCGCGGTGGCGGGCCGCTGCTCGAGCCGATGCAGTTCGATCCCGTCACGGGCAGCTGGTCGCTGGCCACGCGCGCGCTGCGCGCCGGCGACCATTACCGCTACGCGGTCGAGGTGTTCGTGCGCGGCGTCGGCCTGGTACGCAACCTGGTCACCGACCCCTACTCGATCAGCCTCGATGCCGATTCGCAGCGCAGCTACGTCGGCGACCTGTCCTCGCCCACGCTGATGCCGCCGGGCTGGGCGCGCGATCGTAGCCCCGACGCGGTGCGCGCACAGGAGGACATGTCGATCTACGAACTGCACGTGCGCGACTTCTCGATCAACGACGCCAGCGTGCGCGCGCCGTTGCGCGGCAAGTACCTGGCCTTCGCCCAGTACAACGGAGACGGCCTGCGCCACCTGCGCGCGCTGGCGCAGGCGGGGCTGACCGACGTGCACCTGCTGCCGGCGTACGACTTCGCCAGCGTGCCGGAAACCGGCTGCACCACGCCCGACATCCCCGATGCAGCGCCGGACTCCGATGCGCAGCAGGCCGCCGTCGCCGCCACCCGCGCCAGCGACTGCTTCAACTGGGGCTACGATCCCTGGCACTTCAACGCGCCCGAAGGCAGCTACGCCAGTGATGCGCGCGACGGCGCCGCGCGCGTGCGCGAGTTCCGGGCGATGGTCATGGCCCTGCACGCGGCGGGACTGCGCGTGGGCATGGACGTGGTCTACAACCACACCAGCGCCTCGGGCCAGGACGCGAGGTCGGTGCTCGACCGGATCGTGCCCGGCTACTACCACCGGCTCGACGCGCAGGGCGGCATCGAGCGCTCCACCTGCTGCGAGAACACCGCCACCGAGCACCTGATGATGGGCAAGCTCATGATCGACTCGGTCAAGCTGTGGGCGACGCAATACCACGTCGACTCGTTCCGCTTCGACCTGATGGGTCACCAGCCGCGCGAAGTCATGGTGCGACTGCAGGACGAGGTGAACGCCGCGGCCGGGCGGCCGGTGCAGCTGATCGGCGAGGGCTGGAACTTCGGCGAGGTCGCCAACGGCGCGCGCTTCGTGCAGGCCTCGCAGCTCTCGCTCAACGGCACCGGCATCGGCACCTTCAGCGACCGCGCCCGCGACCACGCGCGCGGCGGGTCCGGCTTCGACAACGGCATCGACCTGCTGCGCAACCAGGGCTTCCTCAACGGCCTGCACTACGACGACAACGGCAGCGGCGGCAACCACCCGCGCAGCGCGCTGATGTGGTCGGGCGACATCATCAAGGTGGGCCTCGCCGGCTCGATCCGCAGCTACCGGCTGACCACGCACTGGGACGCGACCCTGCCGCTGGAACAGATCGACTACAACGGCCAGCCGGCCGGTTACGTGGTCGACCCGCAGGAAGTGGTGAACTACGTCGACAACCACGACAACCCGACGCTGTTCGATGCCAACGTCTACAAGCTGCCACGCACGACCAGTCGCGAGGACCGTGCCCGGGTGCAGGTGCTGGGCGCGGCGATCACCGCCTTCAGCCAGGGCGTGGCCTACTTCCATGCCGGCATCGACACCCTGCGCAGCAAGTCGCTCGACCGCAACAGCTACGACAGCGGCGACTGGTTCAACGCGCTCGACTGGACTTACCAGAGCAACAACTTCGGCGTCGGCCTGCCGATGCAGTCCGACAACGGCGACAACTGGCCGGTGATGGCGCCACTGCTGGCCGATCCGTCGATCGTGCCGATGCCGGCCGACATCCGCTGGACCCGCGACGCGTTCCGCGACCTGCTGCGCATCCGCGCCAGTTCCACCCTGCTGCGCATGCGCACCGCCGACGACATCGAACAGCGTCTGCGCTTCCACAACACCGGCAGCGCCCAGGAGCCCACGGTGCTGGTGGCGCACCTCGACGGCCGCGGCTATCCGGGAGCGAACTTCCGCGAGCTGGTCTACCTGGTCAACGTCGACAAGCGTGCGCACGCGCTGCCGATCGCCGCCGAGGCGGAAAAGGGCTACCGCCTGCATCCCGTGCACCGCGCCCGCGACGCCGCCGACCGCCGCGCCGCTGCCGCGCGCTACGACCGCGGCAGCGGCACCTTCCACGTGCCCGCCCGCACCGCGGTGGTCTTCGTGGTGCCCTGA